A single genomic interval of Methylocystis sp. IM3 harbors:
- a CDS encoding HupE/UreJ family protein codes for MLRSVRMAFAALWMVFGAATAAEAHTADISSSRIVPEGNGRYRVDVGFLGSDIERMFAENKKELSPDVDLTEPGVIEAMIGKFIQKRVALQNAEGQNCPSEVASVGEDPTNPYDSKVVLRMDCSAIAGQMFYNPFELLKAQGARAKHLVSIGEKDDGSPLTEAQKMGREPAPGQVMIYPGDAPIDLSQPLLSPWQLAPKFFAAGVEHIVTGYDHICFLIAVVLWASRAWPVVKIVTAFTVSHSITLSLAALQIVDIPSRWTEFAIALSIIYVALENFFTRKVEGRWRDTFFFGFVHGFGFASGLIEMGVPQRAIVPALASFNIGVEVGQIGVVLIVVPLLVLIDRLFFKGERNPRLVQICSAAVTAAGVYWLFFPMA; via the coding sequence ATGCTTCGGTCCGTGCGGATGGCGTTCGCCGCCCTTTGGATGGTCTTCGGCGCCGCAACGGCGGCGGAGGCGCATACGGCGGATATTTCCAGCAGTCGCATCGTGCCGGAGGGCAATGGCCGCTATCGCGTCGATGTTGGCTTTCTGGGGTCGGACATCGAGCGGATGTTCGCCGAGAACAAGAAAGAGCTCTCTCCCGATGTCGACCTGACCGAGCCGGGCGTCATCGAAGCGATGATCGGGAAATTCATCCAAAAGCGCGTCGCGCTGCAAAACGCGGAGGGGCAAAACTGCCCGAGCGAGGTCGCCTCCGTCGGCGAAGACCCGACCAACCCGTATGATTCTAAGGTCGTCTTGCGGATGGATTGCAGCGCTATTGCGGGGCAGATGTTCTATAACCCGTTCGAGCTATTGAAAGCGCAGGGGGCGCGCGCAAAACATCTCGTCAGCATCGGCGAGAAAGACGACGGGTCGCCGCTCACCGAGGCGCAGAAGATGGGGCGCGAACCGGCGCCCGGGCAGGTCATGATCTACCCGGGCGACGCTCCGATCGACCTCTCGCAGCCCTTGTTATCCCCCTGGCAGCTCGCGCCGAAATTCTTTGCGGCTGGCGTCGAGCACATCGTCACCGGCTATGACCATATCTGCTTCCTGATCGCCGTGGTCCTGTGGGCGTCGCGGGCCTGGCCGGTCGTCAAGATCGTGACCGCGTTCACGGTCTCGCATTCGATCACGCTGTCGCTGGCGGCCTTGCAGATCGTCGATATTCCGAGCCGCTGGACTGAATTCGCCATCGCCCTTTCGATCATCTACGTCGCGCTGGAGAATTTCTTCACGCGAAAGGTCGAGGGACGCTGGCGGGACACATTCTTTTTCGGATTCGTGCACGGCTTCGGCTTCGCGAGCGGCCTCATCGAAATGGGTGTGCCGCAACGCGCGATCGTGCCGGCGCTGGCGAGCTTCAACATCGGCGTCGAGGTTGGCCAGATCGGCGTCGTGCTGATCGTGGTGCCGCTTCTGGTTCTGATCGACAGGCTGTTTTTCAAGGGCGAACGCAATCCGCGCCTCGTGCAGATTTGCTCGGCGGCCGTCACCGCCGCGGGCGTCTACTGGCTGTTCTTCCCCATGGCCTGA
- a CDS encoding J domain-containing protein gives MPTYHEVLGVKEDASRREVNAAYRRLAKKYHPDVDGGDALRFQQVTEAYNALTVRGARETPQVARPADPAPRQAAPARPRPAGVLRRRAYLMLAFAAFVLGLFLLDRGDGIHAAFRPGLLAAGGVAILLSAGFFASRKRDYVSLADALEQAILAVLRFFLDLLMRVYMALLFVFAVVALLALINWLEAFWKLR, from the coding sequence ATGCCGACTTATCACGAGGTTCTTGGCGTCAAGGAGGATGCCTCGCGGCGCGAGGTCAATGCGGCCTATCGCCGGCTTGCAAAGAAATATCACCCGGATGTCGACGGCGGAGACGCGCTCAGGTTTCAGCAGGTCACGGAAGCCTATAACGCGCTGACGGTCCGCGGCGCGCGCGAGACGCCCCAGGTTGCGCGCCCGGCCGATCCCGCCCCGCGGCAGGCCGCGCCCGCGCGCCCGCGGCCCGCAGGCGTGCTGCGGCGCCGCGCCTATCTCATGCTCGCCTTCGCGGCCTTTGTTCTAGGGCTCTTTCTGCTCGATCGCGGCGACGGCATTCATGCGGCCTTCAGGCCGGGGCTGCTCGCCGCCGGCGGCGTCGCCATTCTTCTCAGCGCCGGCTTTTTCGCCAGCCGCAAGCGTGACTATGTGAGCCTCGCCGACGCGCTGGAGCAGGCCATTCTGGCGGTGCTGCGCTTTTTTCTCGATCTGCTGATGCGCGTCTATATGGCGCTGCTCTTCGTCTTCGCGGTCGTCGCGCTGCTGGCGCTCATCAACTGGCTCGAGGCTTTCTGGAAACTCCGGTAA